One segment of Daphnia magna isolate NIES linkage group LG2, ASM2063170v1.1, whole genome shotgun sequence DNA contains the following:
- the LOC123470249 gene encoding uncharacterized protein LOC123470249 isoform X1, with the protein MTSVPSEEETGNPIDDVAETEKFEFGKGYDLTYFKDIREKYRGKRKARRRTAQGLVEIPSYPTRPALWLDFKKSKGTCSSRRTSIHSIQSKTAFENGMDHFTLSASQNVQEWSTDVSGYGNLAGELMKTPECHAAVVAWTALVKKYQLKRETDSG; encoded by the exons atGACAAGTGTGCCATCTGAGGAAGAAACGGGAAATCCCATCGATGATGTAGCCGAAACAGAAAAGTTTGAGTTTGGGAAAGGATACGATTTAACTTATTTTAAAGATATTAGG GAGAAATAtcgaggaaaaagaaaggcaagaagaagaactgcACAAGGCCTTGTTGAAATTCCCAGTTATCCAACCCGCCCAGCCCTTTGGTTGGATTTTAAAAAGTCCAAAGGAACCTGCAGCTCCAGACGTACATCCATTCACAGCATT CAATCTAAAACAGCCTTCGAAAATGGAATGGACCATTTTACGCTGTCTGCATCCCAAAATGTACAGGAATGGTCCACTGACGTCAGTGGGTATGGGAATCTTGCAGGTGAGTTAATGAAAACACCAGAATGTCATGCTGCAGTAGTCGCTTGGACTGCGTTGGTTAAAAAATACCAAT TGAAAAGGGAAACAGATTCAGGCTGA
- the LOC123470249 gene encoding uncharacterized protein LOC123470249 isoform X2 gives MTSVPSEEETGNPIDDVAETEKFEFGKGYDLTYFKDIREKYRGKRKARRRTAQGLVEIPSYPTRPALWLDFKKSKGTCSSRRTSIHSIQSKTAFENGMDHFTLSASQNVQEWSTDVSGYGNLAVKRETDSG, from the exons atGACAAGTGTGCCATCTGAGGAAGAAACGGGAAATCCCATCGATGATGTAGCCGAAACAGAAAAGTTTGAGTTTGGGAAAGGATACGATTTAACTTATTTTAAAGATATTAGG GAGAAATAtcgaggaaaaagaaaggcaagaagaagaactgcACAAGGCCTTGTTGAAATTCCCAGTTATCCAACCCGCCCAGCCCTTTGGTTGGATTTTAAAAAGTCCAAAGGAACCTGCAGCTCCAGACGTACATCCATTCACAGCATT CAATCTAAAACAGCCTTCGAAAATGGAATGGACCATTTTACGCTGTCTGCATCCCAAAATGTACAGGAATGGTCCACTGACGTCAGTGGGTATGGGAATCTTGCAG TGAAAAGGGAAACAGATTCAGGCTGA
- the LOC123470249 gene encoding uncharacterized protein LOC123470249 isoform X3, with amino-acid sequence MTSVPSEEETGNPIDDVAETEKFEFGKGYDLTYFKDIREKYRGKRKARRRTAQGLVEIPSYPTRPALWLDFKKSKGTCSSRRTSIHSIPSKMEWTILRCLHPKMYRNGPLTSVGMGILQ; translated from the exons atGACAAGTGTGCCATCTGAGGAAGAAACGGGAAATCCCATCGATGATGTAGCCGAAACAGAAAAGTTTGAGTTTGGGAAAGGATACGATTTAACTTATTTTAAAGATATTAGG GAGAAATAtcgaggaaaaagaaaggcaagaagaagaactgcACAAGGCCTTGTTGAAATTCCCAGTTATCCAACCCGCCCAGCCCTTTGGTTGGATTTTAAAAAGTCCAAAGGAACCTGCAGCTCCAGACGTACATCCATTCACAGCATT CCTTCGAAAATGGAATGGACCATTTTACGCTGTCTGCATCCCAAAATGTACAGGAATGGTCCACTGACGTCAGTGGGTATGGGAATCTTGCAG TGA